In the Gammaproteobacteria bacterium genome, one interval contains:
- the gshA gene encoding glutamate--cysteine ligase: MKNPEPAAKLEEHTLSALADTSGCLFHGGLKGIEKESLRVDSRGRLSDRAHPDALGSTLTHPEITTDYSEALLEFITPPRQTAAETLEYLNSIQRFVYKNIRDEILWATSMPCLLGKDSDIPIAEYGSSNVGTMKHVYRRGLGYRYGRKMQTIAGVHFNFSLPEKFWPVWRATFGSELDDKGLRSKSYFGLIRNFQRHGWIVPYLFGASPAACSSFLDGRLEGFEKFDEHTIFLPHATSLRMSDIGYKNKAQDSLKISYNDIDSYVQGLWDAIEEPWPEYSKIGVKVDGEYRQLNDHLLQIENEYYSFMRPKNVAESGEKPTLALKRRGVRYIEVRALDVNAFEPAGISLEQLHFLEVFLVYCMLAESPPIDDQERAEINFNQSLVAVRGREPELALKRNGRDVLLRDWADDILAKMRPVAALMDRCEPESPYTAALDRQLAVAADPDLTPSARMLAEMQERGESFFAFALRKSQEHHAAISEQALDAATEQRMQREARDSLAAQAEIEAADTLGFDEYLEHYFSQRLDD, from the coding sequence GTGAAGAACCCCGAACCCGCTGCAAAACTGGAAGAACATACCCTGTCGGCACTGGCAGATACCTCGGGCTGCCTGTTTCATGGCGGCTTGAAGGGCATCGAAAAGGAAAGTCTCCGCGTCGACAGCAGAGGCCGCCTCTCCGACAGGGCCCACCCGGACGCTCTCGGTTCCACCCTGACTCACCCCGAGATTACCACTGATTATTCGGAAGCCTTACTGGAATTTATCACTCCACCCCGGCAGACGGCCGCCGAAACTCTGGAATACCTGAACAGCATTCAACGGTTCGTGTACAAGAATATCCGTGACGAAATACTGTGGGCCACCAGCATGCCCTGCCTGCTGGGCAAGGACAGCGACATTCCGATCGCCGAGTACGGCAGCTCCAATGTCGGCACCATGAAGCATGTCTACCGTCGCGGCCTCGGCTATCGTTACGGCCGCAAGATGCAGACGATTGCCGGCGTGCACTTCAACTTCTCGCTGCCAGAAAAGTTCTGGCCGGTCTGGCGAGCCACCTTTGGCTCGGAGCTGGACGACAAGGGCCTCCGCTCGAAGTCCTACTTCGGCCTGATTCGCAATTTCCAGCGCCACGGCTGGATCGTGCCCTACCTGTTCGGGGCTTCACCGGCCGCCTGCAGCAGCTTCCTGGACGGACGGCTGGAAGGATTCGAGAAATTCGACGAGCACACCATCTTCCTGCCCCACGCCACGTCGCTGCGGATGAGCGACATCGGCTACAAGAACAAGGCCCAGGATTCGCTGAAGATCTCCTACAACGACATCGACAGCTACGTACAGGGCCTGTGGGACGCGATCGAAGAACCGTGGCCGGAATACAGCAAGATCGGCGTCAAGGTCGATGGCGAATACCGGCAGCTGAACGATCACCTGCTGCAGATCGAAAACGAGTACTACAGCTTCATGCGACCGAAGAACGTGGCCGAATCGGGTGAAAAGCCGACCCTGGCACTGAAGCGCCGCGGCGTTCGCTACATCGAGGTGCGGGCGCTGGACGTCAATGCCTTCGAGCCGGCCGGCATCTCGCTCGAACAACTGCATTTCCTGGAAGTCTTCCTGGTCTACTGCATGCTCGCCGAAAGCCCGCCGATCGACGACCAGGAGCGCGCAGAGATCAATTTCAACCAGTCGCTGGTTGCCGTGCGCGGTCGCGAGCCGGAACTGGCCTTGAAACGAAACGGGCGCGACGTACTGCTGCGCGACTGGGCCGATGACATTCTTGCCAAGATGCGACCCGTGGCCGCGCTGATGGATCGCTGCGAACCGGAGAGCCCCTACACGGCCGCGCTCGACAGGCAGCTGGCCGTGGCCGCCGACCCGGACCTCACGCCCTCGGCCCGCATGCTGGCGGAAATGCAGGAGCGCGGCGAGAGCTTCTTCGCCTTTGCACTGCGCAAGTCGCAGGAACACCATGCCGCCATCAGCGAACAGGCGCTTGATGCCGCGACTGAACAACGCATGCAGCGCGAGGCCCGTGATTCACTGGCAGCGCAAGCCGAAATCGAGGCCGCAGACACGCTCGGCTTCGACGAGTACCTCGAGCACTATTTCTCCCAGCGACTCGACGATTGA
- the bla gene encoding subclass B1 metallo-beta-lactamase: MKGMIRSLLMVGVLVGMAWQPALAGEPTVSVAEQFRQQMEFLQQARSLTPVQVSRDLSVYRLEGDVWLHRSFYDIGDQRLHANGLIVPGEEGITIIDSPWTPGAAYDLLDWVEANFDKPLKRLVITHAHDDRMGGIDAFIEANVMTYSLASTTSIARLKGWTGTHLVFNQNLVLRSGDTAMELYYPGHAHAPDNLVVWLPKQKILFAGCIVKSRYADGLGFTGDADKGAWPLALQHMLERYPETGLVVPGHGLPGKTELIQHTSDLLAN; this comes from the coding sequence ATGAAAGGAATGATTCGCAGCTTGCTGATGGTAGGGGTACTGGTCGGCATGGCGTGGCAACCGGCACTGGCCGGGGAACCCACCGTTTCGGTTGCCGAGCAGTTTCGCCAGCAAATGGAGTTCCTGCAGCAGGCCCGCTCCCTGACACCCGTCCAGGTGTCGAGGGACCTCAGCGTGTACCGGCTGGAAGGCGATGTCTGGCTGCACCGCAGCTTCTACGACATCGGTGACCAGCGCCTGCATGCCAATGGCCTGATTGTCCCTGGCGAGGAAGGCATCACCATCATCGATTCGCCATGGACACCCGGTGCCGCTTACGACCTGCTGGACTGGGTGGAAGCAAATTTCGACAAGCCGCTGAAGCGCCTGGTCATTACCCATGCCCATGATGATCGCATGGGCGGCATCGATGCCTTCATCGAAGCCAACGTGATGACCTACAGCCTGGCGAGCACCACCTCGATTGCCCGCCTGAAGGGCTGGACCGGCACCCACCTGGTGTTCAACCAGAACCTCGTGCTGCGCAGTGGTGACACGGCCATGGAGCTCTACTATCCGGGACACGCCCATGCGCCGGACAACCTCGTGGTCTGGCTGCCCAAGCAGAAGATCCTGTTTGCGGGTTGCATCGTGAAATCACGTTATGCGGACGGCCTCGGCTTCACGGGTGATGCGGACAAGGGCGCCTGGCCGCTGGCATTGCAGCACATGCTGGAGCGATACCCGGAAACCGGGCTTGTCGTGCCGGGCCATGGTTTGCCGGGCAAGACCGAGCTGATCCAGCATACGTCCGACTTGCTGGCCAATTGA
- a CDS encoding choice-of-anchor B family protein encodes MRILLILIGFLLASLGSFQAAAHGTPTACTAGMAGSYPCQNIDFNAQLTLAEMGEVDPNAVANDIWGWTDSSTNRDYAIVGLYYGTAFVDVTDPDNPVFIARLEDSVHSTKACHDGCGRGGDGESVDNPVEEDNVGDSLWMDIKVYGDVAYIGSEQGYFGIRVFDLTRLRTIAPGSTVSADRILDEVRNSHNLGIDWDNGYLYAVGDSSSDAGVRRSGARIYDLNADPLNPTYIGEMRIDGMPTTSYFHDLWCGTYDGPDADHQGKAICVTANSGREFDPDTNTTMYYRADLDTYDGYTYFDNKGDGDPSNDVLGFENPAYEQSRTDGFYPIPRYSYIAVLDMTDKLNPVLLDRLTYAKARYIHQMWPTDDHNYLLVNDELEEQFYGSRSEVYVYDMSDLDNLAMTNTYEHTILDIDHNMYVNGRYSYQSSYAGGVRILDIINPETPYEIGFFDTKPTYSDSQFTGSWSNFLFESGTLVISDMEDGLFVLTPSMTDSGESVDLAVDGDIYRDNSSGDETAAYYVYNNGADAATEFYLESATGRAFDTPGGVFTVYADSFAGTSAVEGSTAVTCSVEGDQVGRLGEPLFDFDNRKVICTATEVPSCSGFAVTVPVNGALSVEDLVVNVSARQVEAQGTTGDNYARFGDGAAIAFDTLPAMADKIAALRGAACDEVPVVSAGTDITAEEESTQSLAGSADLADAVVGTVAWTQVDGPTITFADASALATDITLPSVSADDTATLRLTVASNYGNEASDEIVVNITAKAEAPRSGGGGGGGATLWLVGLLGLLAAGRRRLK; translated from the coding sequence ATGCCCAGCTGACGCTGGCCGAGATGGGCGAGGTCGATCCCAACGCCGTTGCCAATGACATCTGGGGCTGGACCGATTCCTCCACCAATCGCGATTACGCCATTGTCGGGCTTTACTACGGCACGGCGTTTGTCGATGTCACGGATCCGGACAACCCGGTGTTCATCGCCCGTCTCGAGGACAGCGTGCACAGCACCAAGGCCTGCCATGACGGTTGCGGTCGCGGGGGCGACGGCGAATCGGTGGACAACCCGGTCGAAGAGGACAACGTCGGGGATTCGCTGTGGATGGACATCAAGGTCTACGGCGATGTCGCGTACATCGGTTCGGAACAAGGCTACTTCGGCATTCGCGTGTTCGACCTGACGCGCCTCAGGACCATCGCGCCGGGATCGACGGTGTCGGCCGATCGCATTCTTGATGAGGTTCGCAACTCGCACAACCTCGGCATCGACTGGGACAACGGCTATCTCTATGCCGTGGGCGACAGCTCCTCGGATGCCGGCGTGCGTCGCAGCGGCGCTCGCATCTACGATCTCAACGCCGATCCGCTGAACCCGACCTACATCGGCGAAATGCGCATCGACGGCATGCCCACCACCAGCTACTTCCATGACCTGTGGTGTGGCACCTATGACGGCCCCGATGCGGATCACCAGGGCAAGGCAATCTGCGTGACCGCCAATTCCGGTCGCGAGTTCGATCCGGATACGAATACCACGATGTATTACCGTGCCGACCTCGACACCTACGATGGCTACACCTATTTCGACAACAAGGGCGACGGCGACCCGAGCAACGACGTGCTGGGTTTCGAGAATCCGGCTTACGAACAGAGCCGTACGGATGGTTTCTACCCGATTCCTCGCTATTCCTACATCGCCGTACTGGACATGACCGACAAGCTCAATCCGGTACTGCTGGATCGGCTCACCTACGCGAAGGCGCGCTACATCCACCAGATGTGGCCCACGGACGATCACAACTACCTCCTCGTCAATGACGAGCTGGAAGAGCAGTTCTATGGCAGTCGGTCCGAGGTCTATGTCTATGACATGAGCGATCTCGACAACCTGGCGATGACCAATACCTACGAGCACACCATTCTCGACATCGACCACAACATGTATGTCAACGGCCGCTACAGCTACCAGTCGAGCTATGCCGGTGGCGTGCGCATCCTGGACATCATCAACCCGGAAACGCCCTACGAGATCGGCTTCTTCGACACCAAGCCGACCTACTCGGATTCGCAGTTCACCGGCAGCTGGAGCAACTTCCTGTTCGAATCCGGCACCCTGGTGATTTCCGACATGGAGGACGGCCTGTTCGTACTGACGCCGTCGATGACCGACAGCGGCGAGAGCGTCGACCTGGCGGTGGATGGCGACATCTATCGCGACAACTCCAGCGGTGACGAGACGGCGGCCTACTACGTCTACAACAACGGTGCGGATGCGGCGACCGAGTTCTACCTCGAATCGGCCACCGGCCGTGCCTTCGATACTCCGGGTGGTGTCTTCACCGTGTATGCCGACAGCTTTGCCGGTACCTCGGCGGTGGAGGGCAGCACCGCAGTGACCTGCTCGGTAGAAGGCGACCAGGTGGGACGCCTGGGCGAACCGCTGTTCGATTTCGACAACCGCAAGGTGATCTGCACGGCGACGGAAGTGCCGAGCTGCTCCGGTTTTGCCGTGACGGTGCCGGTCAATGGTGCACTGTCTGTCGAAGACCTCGTGGTCAATGTCAGTGCCAGGCAGGTGGAAGCGCAGGGTACGACCGGCGACAACTACGCGCGCTTCGGTGACGGTGCGGCCATTGCCTTCGACACGCTGCCGGCCATGGCCGACAAGATTGCCGCCCTGCGTGGCGCGGCCTGTGACGAGGTGCCAGTGGTGTCTGCCGGCACCGACATCACTGCCGAGGAAGAGTCGACGCAGTCGCTGGCGGGTTCGGCCGACCTCGCTGACGCCGTTGTCGGCACGGTGGCATGGACGCAGGTCGATGGTCCGACCATCACCTTCGCCGATGCCTCGGCACTGGCCACCGACATCACGCTGCCGAGCGTCAGCGCCGATGACACGGCCACCCTGCGCCTGACGGTTGCCAGCAACTACGGCAACGAGGCCAGCGACGAGATCGTGGTCAACATCACGGCCAAGGCCGAAGCGCCGCGTTCCGGTGGCGGCGGTGGCGGTGGTGCCACCTTGTGGCTGGTCGGCCTGCTCGGCCTGCTGGCTGCAGGTCGTCGCCGGCTGAAATGA
- a CDS encoding M28 family metallopeptidase produces the protein MRKLVTLGVALAGTLVLLAACQPQTGASKDAMDYASNISADNIRAHMEFLADDLMQGRDTGEPGYEISANYVATFMKLYGLKPGNGDSFFQSVPFRSATVVESSASLTLAGETMELDPVDDLVITPSNNEETASAEGGLVFVGYGIHAPDFGYSSYEGLDVEGKYVVMVRRGAPDDLPSDERAYFSSTDHKYAEAQRRGAIGVITLTSPSWREAYGWDVISRWVGGGSSFNWVGPEGNVPMSYPDLGVRGWLSYDMTDKLFEASGHDYEEVIEQLGAGELVAFDVPGTLTASVTSEWESISSRNVVGVLEGSDPALKEEYVLFSGHLDHTGVRKSVAGSHAEGEAGDGHGDLINNGAYDNASGIAILLEIMRVYSNMETRPRRSMVFLAVTAEEKGLLGSEYWGANPTLDIDKVSANVNLDMPILTFPIADVVGYGVEHSELHEIVEEKAGMLDLALSPDPKPEEVIFVRSDQYSFVKEGVPAVFLVPGFNSRDEAINGEEAWEEFSSEHYHKPSDDLSLPYNKEAAFDFAATNFLVGLEVANRDKRVEWKDNFFGRQFGPLREQ, from the coding sequence ATGCGCAAGCTCGTAACCCTGGGCGTAGCCCTGGCGGGTACTCTCGTCCTGCTGGCTGCCTGCCAGCCACAGACCGGTGCCTCGAAAGATGCCATGGACTATGCCAGCAACATCAGTGCCGACAACATCCGTGCCCACATGGAGTTCCTGGCCGATGACCTGATGCAAGGTCGTGATACCGGCGAACCGGGCTATGAAATCTCGGCCAATTACGTCGCGACTTTCATGAAGCTCTATGGCCTCAAGCCGGGTAATGGTGACAGCTTCTTCCAGAGCGTGCCGTTCCGCTCGGCCACCGTGGTCGAGTCCTCGGCAAGCCTCACGCTGGCCGGTGAGACCATGGAGCTCGATCCCGTCGATGACCTGGTGATCACACCGTCGAACAACGAGGAGACGGCAAGCGCCGAGGGTGGCCTGGTGTTCGTCGGTTACGGCATCCATGCGCCGGATTTCGGCTACTCCAGCTACGAAGGCCTGGATGTTGAAGGCAAGTACGTCGTGATGGTGCGCCGTGGCGCGCCGGACGACCTGCCGTCCGACGAGCGGGCCTATTTCTCCTCGACCGATCACAAGTACGCCGAAGCGCAGCGACGCGGTGCGATCGGCGTGATCACCCTGACATCCCCGAGCTGGCGCGAAGCGTACGGTTGGGATGTCATTTCCCGTTGGGTCGGGGGTGGCAGCAGCTTCAACTGGGTCGGTCCCGAGGGCAACGTGCCGATGTCCTACCCTGACCTGGGTGTGCGCGGCTGGCTGTCCTACGACATGACCGACAAGCTGTTCGAGGCATCCGGCCACGACTACGAGGAAGTGATCGAACAGCTGGGAGCCGGCGAGCTGGTCGCCTTCGATGTGCCCGGCACGCTGACGGCCAGCGTCACTTCGGAATGGGAGAGCATCAGTTCGCGCAATGTCGTCGGTGTCCTGGAGGGATCCGATCCGGCGCTGAAGGAAGAATACGTGCTGTTTTCCGGCCATCTTGACCACACGGGCGTGCGCAAGTCGGTGGCCGGCTCCCACGCGGAAGGCGAGGCTGGCGACGGCCATGGCGACCTGATCAACAACGGTGCCTATGACAATGCCAGCGGCATCGCGATCCTGCTGGAAATCATGCGCGTCTACTCGAACATGGAAACCCGGCCGCGGCGCTCGATGGTGTTCCTGGCCGTGACGGCCGAGGAAAAGGGCCTGCTGGGCTCGGAGTACTGGGGTGCCAATCCGACACTCGATATCGACAAGGTGTCGGCCAACGTGAACCTGGACATGCCGATACTGACCTTCCCGATCGCCGATGTGGTTGGTTATGGCGTCGAGCATTCCGAACTGCACGAAATCGTCGAAGAAAAGGCGGGCATGCTGGACCTGGCGTTGAGCCCGGATCCGAAGCCGGAGGAAGTGATTTTCGTGCGCTCCGACCAGTACAGTTTCGTCAAGGAAGGCGTGCCGGCAGTGTTCCTCGTCCCGGGCTTCAACAGCCGTGACGAAGCCATCAATGGCGAGGAAGCCTGGGAGGAGTTCTCTTCCGAGCACTATCACAAGCCGTCCGATGACCTGAGCCTCCCTTATAACAAGGAGGCAGCCTTCGATTTCGCGGCCACCAATTTCCTGGTTGGCCTGGAAGTCGCCAATCGTGACAAGCGTGTCGAGTGGAAGGACAACTTCTTCGGTCGGCAGTTCGGCCCGCTTCGCGAGCAGTAA
- a CDS encoding AI-2E family transporter codes for MTESVNTQGRTAGLFLTLASIVIVIAGMKASQDILVPFLLALFLAVLGASPMLWLQKRGLPLWLALMLVISGFLLVGVGLAGLVSSAVADFTQNLPTYQARLRGEFSSLIEWLAGRGLDSESLKLSEIFNPGAAMGLVGTMLNSLGGVLTNSFLILITVVFMLLEAGGFEGKIRYIAGQGNLTLDNIKEFTAKVRQYIAIKGWVSLASGVLVTLSLMIIGVDYPILWGVVSFALNFVPNIGSIIAGVPAVLLAFIQLGSLSALATTICYLVINIVMGNMVEPRFMGKGLGLSTLVVFLSLLFWGWVLGPVGMLLSVPLTITLKIALDAREETRWIAILLGPDMASSGLEDVAEAKD; via the coding sequence GTGACGGAATCGGTGAATACACAAGGCAGGACCGCGGGCTTGTTCCTGACGCTGGCGTCGATCGTGATCGTCATTGCCGGCATGAAAGCCAGCCAGGACATCCTGGTGCCGTTCCTGCTGGCCCTGTTCCTCGCCGTGCTGGGCGCCTCGCCCATGCTGTGGCTGCAAAAGCGCGGCCTGCCGTTGTGGCTGGCGCTGATGCTGGTGATTTCAGGCTTCCTGCTGGTGGGGGTCGGCCTGGCCGGCCTGGTCAGCAGCGCGGTGGCGGATTTCACCCAGAACCTGCCGACCTACCAGGCGCGCCTGCGTGGCGAGTTCTCGTCCCTGATCGAGTGGCTGGCCGGCCGCGGCCTGGATTCCGAATCCCTCAAGCTGTCCGAGATCTTCAATCCCGGCGCCGCCATGGGCCTGGTCGGCACCATGCTGAACAGCCTCGGTGGCGTGTTGACCAACAGCTTCCTGATCCTGATCACCGTGGTCTTCATGCTGCTGGAAGCAGGCGGCTTCGAAGGCAAGATTCGCTATATTGCCGGCCAGGGCAATCTCACCCTGGACAACATCAAGGAGTTCACCGCCAAGGTTCGCCAGTACATTGCCATCAAGGGCTGGGTCAGCCTGGCAAGCGGCGTCCTGGTCACGCTTTCGCTGATGATCATCGGGGTGGACTACCCGATTCTCTGGGGCGTCGTGTCCTTTGCCTTGAACTTCGTGCCGAACATCGGCTCCATCATTGCAGGCGTGCCCGCCGTGCTGCTGGCGTTCATCCAGCTGGGCAGCCTGTCGGCGCTGGCGACGACAATTTGCTACCTGGTCATCAATATCGTCATGGGCAACATGGTCGAGCCGCGCTTCATGGGCAAGGGCCTCGGGCTGTCCACGCTGGTGGTGTTCCTGTCGTTGCTGTTCTGGGGCTGGGTGCTGGGCCCGGTCGGCATGCTGCTGTCCGTGCCGCTGACCATCACCCTCAAGATTGCGCTGGATGCCCGCGAGGAAACCCGCTGGATTGCAATCCTGCTCGGTCCTGACATGGCCAGTTCGGGACTGGAAGACGTGGCCGAGGCCAAAGACTGA
- a CDS encoding EAL domain-containing protein → MPLHGAWLGDYRRSKRKALTSAVLVVLGTAMLVLILLAAQFKENTESLQEAMQTQLYETSARLRVALDEYETVIELMAIDIEENPDDPVEHYRFEAATAYEVMPGFQAINWVGPDGTIEIVYPPEGNAGALGANLNQVVPAAAAFQNALATGETHASEVLTLLQGGRGFALYRPVTWNGELVGVVNAVFKVEEFFGRFLGDQIGERYILRVLDDEQLVLETSDSSAVDKLDGIVARQEVGFAYQSWTLVLLPRDELINAYRSQFAGGILLTGVIVLILGVLTYVLILRHQRVKLSEKRFRDLSGLLPDMVIEADRDFVVTYMNKLAMDTLGYDSASLREGIDLLHILVRDDEIPLVRRQYEAIGPGRSMKQVRKILMRDGGLSSCDVTVGAIHDTNGGFSGVRCVVRDISDILDAERKLRRLATTNEVTNLPNRKLFLDILSFEFRKARNHNAGIWLVALDVDHFKEINEAKGHAIGDQFLRETGERLDRLCDKVGFVASMGADEFAVLITEQMDDERFNEFIGQVNAELNQPVPIDQDEPLKLGVSMGYAHYPEDADSAEQLFTHATAALYSAKAQGGGVQQGFTAEISSKLIKRKTREEELKQALVRDEFVLFYQPLVDARGGELVGAEALIRWQHPTEGLVGPFEFIPLAEELGLIDDIGAWAVRAATAQLADWNSIGHKLHVSVNVSAKQLDQGRLGMDVASALAEYKVHPSDLWLEITESLLMKDVDKATRTLDWLKQQGISIAIDDFGTGYSSLAYLNRLPIDVLKIDRSFVAPSGTSAGDTRVTESIIDLARNLSMDTVAEGVETVQQRNYLISRGCNVQQGYLFSRPIPAMDFELILQRGLEEIIEQD, encoded by the coding sequence ATGCCTTTACATGGTGCCTGGCTAGGAGATTACCGGCGATCGAAGCGCAAGGCCTTGACGAGTGCCGTGCTGGTCGTGCTCGGGACAGCCATGCTGGTCCTGATCCTGCTGGCGGCACAGTTCAAGGAAAATACCGAATCCCTGCAAGAGGCCATGCAGACGCAGCTGTACGAGACCAGTGCTCGACTGCGCGTTGCTCTCGATGAATACGAGACTGTCATCGAGTTGATGGCGATCGATATCGAAGAAAACCCCGACGACCCTGTCGAGCACTACCGGTTTGAAGCGGCGACGGCCTACGAGGTCATGCCAGGTTTCCAGGCCATCAACTGGGTCGGACCCGATGGCACCATCGAGATCGTCTACCCGCCGGAGGGCAATGCCGGCGCCCTGGGTGCCAACCTGAATCAGGTCGTTCCGGCCGCTGCAGCCTTCCAGAATGCCCTCGCGACCGGCGAAACCCACGCTTCAGAAGTGCTGACCCTGCTGCAGGGCGGGCGTGGCTTTGCGCTTTATCGGCCCGTTACCTGGAATGGCGAACTGGTCGGGGTCGTGAACGCGGTCTTCAAGGTCGAGGAGTTTTTCGGGCGTTTCCTCGGCGACCAGATAGGAGAGCGGTACATACTGCGCGTGCTGGATGACGAGCAGCTGGTCCTGGAGACCTCGGACTCCAGTGCAGTCGACAAGCTCGATGGCATCGTCGCACGGCAGGAGGTGGGGTTTGCATACCAGAGCTGGACCCTGGTGCTGCTTCCCAGGGATGAACTGATCAACGCGTATCGCAGCCAGTTCGCTGGCGGCATCCTGTTGACCGGCGTCATCGTACTGATCCTCGGGGTACTGACCTACGTGCTCATCCTGCGCCATCAGCGCGTCAAGCTGAGCGAAAAGCGCTTTCGCGATCTGTCGGGATTGCTGCCGGACATGGTGATCGAGGCCGATCGCGATTTCGTGGTCACCTACATGAACAAGCTGGCCATGGACACGCTGGGCTATGACTCCGCCAGCCTTCGCGAGGGTATCGACCTGTTGCACATCCTGGTCCGGGATGACGAAATCCCGCTGGTTCGTCGGCAGTACGAGGCCATTGGCCCCGGGCGCTCCATGAAGCAGGTGCGCAAGATCCTGATGCGGGATGGTGGCCTGAGTTCCTGCGACGTCACCGTGGGTGCGATTCACGACACCAATGGCGGGTTCTCCGGCGTGCGCTGCGTGGTCAGGGACATTTCCGACATTCTCGATGCCGAACGCAAGCTGCGCAGGCTGGCGACCACCAACGAGGTCACCAACCTGCCGAACCGCAAGCTGTTTCTCGACATTCTCAGTTTCGAGTTCCGCAAGGCCAGAAACCACAATGCGGGAATCTGGCTGGTGGCGCTGGACGTGGATCACTTCAAGGAGATCAACGAGGCCAAGGGTCATGCCATTGGCGACCAGTTCCTGCGCGAGACCGGCGAGCGACTCGACAGGCTCTGCGACAAGGTCGGTTTCGTGGCCAGCATGGGTGCGGACGAGTTCGCCGTGCTGATCACCGAGCAGATGGACGACGAGCGCTTCAATGAATTCATCGGCCAGGTCAATGCCGAGCTGAACCAGCCGGTGCCCATTGACCAGGATGAACCCCTGAAGCTTGGTGTCAGCATGGGTTATGCGCATTACCCGGAAGATGCCGACAGTGCGGAGCAGCTGTTCACCCATGCAACCGCGGCACTGTACAGTGCCAAGGCGCAGGGTGGCGGTGTGCAGCAGGGTTTCACGGCCGAGATATCCAGCAAGCTGATCAAACGCAAGACGCGTGAAGAAGAACTCAAGCAGGCGCTTGTCCGCGACGAGTTCGTGCTTTTTTACCAGCCGCTGGTGGATGCGCGCGGTGGCGAACTTGTTGGCGCGGAAGCGTTGATTCGCTGGCAGCATCCGACCGAAGGCCTGGTAGGACCCTTCGAATTCATTCCGCTGGCCGAGGAGCTCGGGCTGATCGACGATATCGGTGCCTGGGCCGTAAGGGCAGCCACTGCCCAACTGGCGGACTGGAATTCGATTGGCCACAAGTTGCACGTGTCCGTCAATGTCTCGGCCAAGCAGCTTGACCAGGGCCGACTCGGCATGGATGTGGCAAGCGCGCTGGCAGAGTACAAGGTCCATCCTTCCGATCTGTGGCTGGAGATCACCGAAAGCCTGCTGATGAAGGATGTCGACAAGGCAACCCGCACCCTGGACTGGTTGAAACAGCAGGGCATTTCGATAGCGATCGACGACTTCGGTACGGGCTACTCGTCACTTGCGTACCTGAATCGCCTGCCAATCGACGTGCTGAAGATCGACCGGTCGTTTGTCGCGCCAAGTGGTACTTCGGCAGGGGATACGCGCGTTACCGAATCGATCATCGACCTGGCACGCAATCTCAGCATGGATACCGTTGCCGAGGGCGTCGAGACCGTTCAGCAGAGAAACTACCTGATCAGTCGAGGCTGCAACGTCCAGCAGGGTTACCTGTTCAGTCGTCCGATACCGGCGATGGATTTCGAATTGATCCTGCAGCGAGGTCTCGAAGAGATCATCGAGCAGGACTGA
- a CDS encoding VOC family protein yields MIESFRAKRLVGFLSMLLLLASFSARAGDQFFAVISQDVEVSAAWYSSLLQLEQVNRFHDEENGQYDIRMLKGEGFLLEIMQLADAVERPEGYVRGLFKVGFFVDDLDAFMAALPDTYEPLRQMEDAANRVRFVQYRDPDGNYVQVFQRLD; encoded by the coding sequence ATGATCGAATCATTCCGGGCAAAACGGCTTGTCGGATTCCTGTCGATGCTGCTGTTGCTGGCCAGCTTCAGTGCGCGCGCGGGTGATCAGTTCTTTGCGGTCATCAGCCAGGATGTCGAGGTATCGGCCGCCTGGTACTCGAGCCTGCTGCAGCTCGAGCAGGTGAACCGTTTCCATGATGAAGAGAACGGCCAGTACGACATACGCATGCTGAAAGGCGAGGGCTTCCTGCTGGAGATCATGCAGCTGGCCGATGCGGTCGAACGGCCGGAGGGCTATGTGCGGGGGCTGTTCAAGGTCGGCTTCTTTGTCGATGACCTGGATGCATTCATGGCGGCCCTGCCCGACACCTACGAGCCCTTGCGCCAGATGGAGGACGCGGCCAACCGGGTCCGATTTGTCCAGTACCGTGACCCGGACGGCAATTACGTGCAGGTGTTCCAGCGGCTGGACTGA